GCACCGCTACCAGTCGGGTAGTTGAATGCGAAATGTACGTCGGGATAAACCCAGGTCAGCAAATAGCGATGTACGCCTACGAAACGCTTCTGGCCAAACTTACCCAGGCCCGGCGCGAGTATGTGGCCAAGGTGCGGTCAGGCAAGCAGCGCAGTGCCTATCCGGGATAACCGCCTGGCTGTTCACCAGGGCAAGACTGGCGCAAAAAGGAGGATCGAGATCACCGGTGAGTTGAAGGTGGTGATTGACCGAATACTGGCCAGGAAGGCCGGGATGGCCATTCGCACCAGCAGGCTGATTGTGATGGACAATGGCCAACCAATGACCACCAGTATGCTGCGGGGAAGGTTTGATGCAGCGCGCGAGGCGGCAGGAGTTGAAAAAGCTGATTTTCAGATGCGAGATTTGCGAGCGAAGGCCAGCACCGACAAAGCGGAATCCAGTGGCGACATATTGCAAGTAAGAGATCAGCTCGGGCACACCACGGTGGTGATGACAGAGAACTACATCCGCAAACGGATAGGCAAAAAGGTCACGCCTACAAAGTAAATTGCGGAGCAGTATTTGAAATTGCGGAGCAGTTCAGGATAAGGCTCACTCAAAAAAACCGTGCAAGCCCTTGAAATAGATGGTGCCCGAAGCCGGAATCGAACCGGCACGCCCTTACGAGCGGGGGATTTTAAGTCCCAATATAAAATCAAGCTGGCTGCGGCTTTCACGTCATTTTCCGGTCCGCAATCTTGTAAATTTTTGCGCAATTTATCGCAATGTTTTCAGATAGTTATGAATTGTTGCGGCCCAAAAAAGATGCAGAAAAATAGCTCTCACGACTTTAACGAAAGCGGAATGGCGCATCCCATTTCTCGCCACATTATGCCGATAACGCATAATCCCTCCCCGGCGTCCTGCCAAACACACCCCCCCCCAATTGCTACTCAACGCGACACCACCACGATTGCGCATATAGAGCTCCGTCGACCTCCTCAACGCCATTGATGTTCATCCCAAGCTGCGCCATGCCGTTGACCTTTGCATCGAGCAGTCGCGGAAACACATCCGGGCCTGGATCGCTTTTGAATATCCAAGCCTGAACACAAGGTCGCCCCAGCGCCTGGCTGTGGCTCTCCAGAATATGGATGTCTCCTTTGACAGGCTGGATCTTGCTCAGCCTTTCTGAAGGTATTGCTACGCCACGCTCCCTGCGGCGAACGATTAGAAAATTCATGGGGGGGGATCACGCCAAAAGGCTGTATATACGAACAGTATTTCACCACTTGGCATGCAAGTGAATTGATGCCGACAGACGGAGCTATGCTTTCTCCTCTGCAGGGAGAAACGTCTATGTGCGGACGACTTGCGCAATACCACGGCATCCACGACTTCGTCGCAGCCCTGAGCATGTCCGGGGCCCTGATCAATAACGTCGGTGATCAGCCCCTGGGGCGCTACAACGCAGCGCCGACGATGCAGCTTGCCCTCCTCCACGTCGCCGACGACAAGTTACACGCTGACGCCGTGCGCTGGGGGTGGCGACCGCACTGGGCCACCGACCGCGCCGCGCCGGTCAATGCCAGGGTCGAGAAAGTGGCTCACGGGCCGTTCTTCCGCCAGATCTGGCCGCACCGGGCCATATGCCCGATCGACAACTGGTTCGAGTGGGTAGACGAAGGAGGACCGAAGAAACAGCCCTACCTGATCCGGCACCGCGACGGCTCTCCTATCCTCTGCGCTTCAATCGGACAGCTACCGGATCCAGACGAAGGTCAAGGCGAGCACGACGGCTTTGTGATCATCACCGCCGACGCCCAGGGCGGCATGGTCGACATTCACGACCGGCGGCCTGTTGTCCTGGCGCCGGAGCTGGCCCGAGAGTGGCTCGACCCAGCTACAGCGAAGGAACGCGCCGAACAGATGGTCCTACACCAGGGCGAGTCCGCCGAGGCCTTCGAGTGGTGCAGGGTTAGAGCTTCCGTAGGCAACGTACGCAATCAAGGACCCGAACTGATTGATCCGGTAGGGTGACGAACCAGTGACTGATGAATCACTGGCAACGGATTGTCAGCTGCATACTATTTTGCAGTTTTAGAAACGAGATTGTCACATTTGGTAGGCTTGGAAGTAGCCTCACCACGAGAAAAGTGATTCGGAAAATGATTTAGGAACGTCTCGATAAGGTGCGCGTGATAGTAGGAGTAGACCTCTGGCTCAATACGCTCCCCGGCCGGAGGAATGATATTGAACACAAGGCGGCCCTCAATGTCGGTGCGCGGCTTAAAATAAGCCTTAGCCCCCCAACGTTCGGCAACATGAGTAAAGTTACCGCTTGGGGTCTTCCTCCACGTTGTAATTGAGCCCTCACGCTCGGTCTGTCCGATGCGCTGATCAAACAATTTGAGAAGGCCTGCGGGCGACTGGGTAATGAAGCGAACAGACATTGGAACCCCCCTCTTAAAGTGGATCCAATAAATAGCACGACGCCATCACGCATTCAATCATGGGACCTGACTCAAACAGCATTCATTGACATGAGCCTACTGCAGCCATCAACTGCCTCTCAAATCCGATTCTCTGTCTTCGCTCTGCCAGAAGCGCCCTCACCTTCGTCTCCAGACTGTCGTCCTTGCGCAGGCCGGCGGCGGCCCAAGCCGGTACGGAGATATTAGGCGCCCTGCACGGCACTTGCACGGGCACCTCCACTCGCACGGTGCGTACCTCGGGCTCCCGCGCCGCACACCCTGCCAGTAGCACCACAGCTCCCGCCAGTAACCACTTCATAACCCCAACTCCTGATCAATGATCGATTCCACCGCTGGCGCCGGATCACCACCAGTGCGCTCCTGCAGCAGGCGATTTGCAGCGGAGTAGTCGTGCTGGGCCAGCTCCTCGGCGTCAGCCTGGGCCTGGACAGCGCGGCGCTCGCGCTCCTGGCCAGCCAGCACCAGGTCGCCCAGCTTTCGGCCCTGCTCCCCCGCCAGGGCCTCCAGGTTGTTGCGGCCAGCCTTTGCCGTTGCCAGAGCCTCCTGGGCGGTGTCGAGCAGCGGCCGGTAATGCCTGGAAGCCAGCCAGGCCCCCAGGGCGGCGCCGGCGGCCAACACCAGGACGACGGCCAGCAGAATGCCAACCACCCGCCAGGCACCGGCGCTCACTTCAGGGCCCTGCGCAGGCCTTCCTCGAATACCTCGCTCGAGTAAGGGTTGCCGCCGTTTTCGTGCACGATGATCCCGAGCATCACGGCGCGCAGGGTCGCCGGGTTCTTGATGTCGATCGCATCGTTCGCCTTCACGCCCAGGCGCTTGGCGATTGCGGCGATGTACGCCTCGGTGTCGTTCTCGTTCCCGGGCGCCCAGCGGGTGATGAACTCGCGTGGCGTATCGATGCCGGGCCCGCCAACCCCGGGCATGCCGTCCTTGCCGCGGTAGTTAAGCAGTAGCTTGCCCAGGGCACGGATGCCGTTCTCGGCGGTGTCGAAGACAGCGAACCGGCCGTTCGGCTCCTTGCCGAGCTGGCCCTCCCACTGGTTGCGTGGGTTGTAGTCGATGTTTCCAGGGTTGCGGTTGCGGACGCCGCGGGCATTTTGAATATTCATGCTCAAACTCCAGGCAAAAAAATGCCCGCACTTGGCGGGCCTCTACAGATTTATGAGTTACAGCTGTGGATTGAAGGGGTACGGGTATTCAGCAGTGTCTATGTAGGAGCAAGAAGGCATGCGATCTGAAAGCAGCGACATGAACCCCTGGGGAGTCGTGCTGTAAACACCGTCATATGTGGTCTCCGGCGAGTTCCACATGCAGTGCACAATTGACCCTTGCTGACCGTAGCAGCCCTCATGTACAGCACCTCTGAAGACAGTACTGCTGCCGAGCTGGCTCACAAAGCCGCAGCCGCGGTCCCATGGTATGTGGGCTGCATATGTTTTGGTCTGGTCAAGACTTACCGTGTAGTAAGCCCACAGAACCCCGCCAAGCGTTGAGCCTATTGGCTGCGGTATGAGCACTCCAGTAGCCCCACCAGAGAACGGCACTTGCATTCCATTAGGGAAGGTCACCGGGCCCGGCGGGGTCGATGTCCCGATGACGTTCAGCGGTCGCTGCAGGCTGTTGAACGTGAACCCTCCGCCTTCCTTTCGCGTCTTGAGCGCCGGACCGGTAAAGATTGGCCGCATGATGTCAAAGCAGTAAACCTTGATGCTGGCTACCTCGCCGGCAAAGTAGAACACCGTCTTGCTGCCCTCCTTTGACTGAAACGGCCTGTTGCTCGCGCCGGTGACGAATACAAGCGGGCTGATCGCGCCTTCAACTTCGAACTTGTAGATGTTGTCGTAGAAGACGCTCCACCCTCCGCCTGATTGAAGCCTTTGCCATCTACCGTGATAGGTGACGGGCCCGCTCTTGATCAGGCCGTAGATCGACTTCGACGTGTCATAGAGAACATTGCCGCTCTCGTCGCGGACTATGAGTGCGGTGTTCATCAGTAGTACCCATAGAAAATTTCGCAGTTCATCGCAAAGCCGCCCGGTATCACGTACCCCCATTCGAGCCTGTTCTGCGTAATCGTGACGCCAGGCTTCTTGCCCGCTGTGCGCTGCGAGTCTTCCAGCGGCTGAACAACGTAGAAGTACGATCTACCGGCCGGCAGCGAAATGGGGATCGACCCATTGCTGCGGTTGGTGATGACCGAGCCAGCCCCCTGGCTCAGATTTCTAGTCATGTTGGTTGTGATGTTGCCGCTTGCATCACGCGTTATCAGCCCGACCGTCATGTCGCATCCACACTCAAGTCGATGGCTTTGACGCCGTTCGGATGGAACACATACAGCCCTTTGTTGTTGATCATGAGCCTTGCTCCTCCGGGGGTATTGCCCATCATTTGAAAGGTCCCATCGGGTCGAAATGCCCAGCCAGAAACGTCAGGCACATAGTTGTTCGACTGCAAGTTGCTGCCGATTTTGAGCATGTCGATTGAGCCGTTCTTGATGAACGCGGTGTCGATGTAGGCAGCATTGTTTTGAACAACGAACGGGTAATAAATCTCCGCAGCGTTCGGGTCGACAATTGCAAATCGGCTTGCGGCGATGAGCACCTGGCTAGTGATGATCCCTTCGTTGTTCTCCACGCCAACACCAATGCCGGCTAGGTATGGCTTGTTGTCGACCGTGAGCTGGGTCTTGATCGAGTACATGGCCGCGAGCTCGCTTTTCAGGGTCTCGATTTCAACCTGCGCACCGCCACCCGAGTCGATCTTTTCCAGGAGGTGCTGACTTAACTGCGTCTCTGTGATCTGGTCGTTCAGGTACTCAAGGATCACACCTGCATCGGCGGAGGACTGACCCATCACCGGCCCGTAGAACGCGCCGACGTTGCCGATGCGATCCACCAGCCGGGCCCAGAAGAAGAACCGCACGCCCGCGGCCAGGCCCATGATCGTCAGGTCGGTTTGCGGATAGGCGTAGTCGCCGAACTTTGTCGCCGTCGCTACCTGGCTTGTTTCGCTGTACCAGATCTCGGTTCGCTGCAGGTCCGCGGTGGTAACTCCTGCCGGAATGCCCCAGGCCAACTTGATGCCGAACACAATCGACTCTGCGGTGAAGGACGACGGCACCGGCGGCGGCGTGGTCTTGCCGTTCAGCACGGTCTCGACAGAGGTCGCGAACACCGACCCAATGTCCAGCGAGTTGATGGCCCGCACCTTGGCCACATACCGCCCCGCATAGATTCCGCTCACATCGATGGACGTAGTGCCCGTGCGGCCGGCAAAGATCCAGTCGCCATCGTTCTTTCGCCAGTAGACCTCGTAGGCGATCGCCGCTTCTGGCTTCTCCCACTCAATCGTCATGACACTGACCGCGCTGCCCTGGTCGACGAAGTGGTCATTGCTCACCGTCACGTTCGACGGGGGACGCTGGACGCTCGGCGGGATCACGGTCACCGGCGGCCGCTCGATGCGCGTGCCGTTGTCGATTGCGCCGTATTTACTGGCGTTGTGGCGTACTGCGCTGATCGTGAACTTGATCTCCGAGTCTGAGAAGTCTTCAGCAACTGACATCACGCGAAACAGCTGCGTGGCCAGGGTGGTCGAGTCAATCGCCCACATCGAATGCTGAGGCGGCAGATCGTCCAGGTTCTGGGCCAGCACGACCTGCTGGACGTCGGACGGAAAGCCAGTGGTGTCGAAGGTGACGCGACCGTTGTCCCAGGTGATCCCGTTCTGATCCCATGTCAGCGGATACCCGACCGACTTGATCTTGCGTGATACCGCCGTGCCCGTGGGCATGATCACGGTGATCGTGTCACCTGGGTATGCCTTCACGTCGGCATCCAGTATCAGGGTGTCGAGCGTGGACGAGCGCAAGCGCCCGCCAATGCGCCGCCCTGCCCGATCGTTGTCTGCGATGCGGATGATCTGCCCGGGGCGCGCCAGGGTGCCATCCAGGCCCACGGAGAACCCCACGCTTTCGGTTTCCAGGCGGTTGGTCAGCAGCGCCCACTTGCCGATGCGTTGGGCCTGGGCCTGGGAGGTACAGCCGGTGGCTGTGATCTCGGTCTGCTGGATGCCGTAGCGGGTGATCCCGGCCTGGTCGTCGACATACTCGACCTTCTGCCGGTAGAAGTCGGCCGGGTCGTTCCAGCTCACCAGGGCCACGGTATAGCGGGTCTTCTTCGCCGAGCCGAAATAGCCAAACTTACCGTCGATCACGTTGGCGTTCGAATAGGTGTAAACCGGGTCCTCGGGTATGTCAGCAATAGCCATGACCGAGCCGGCGGCCCAGTAGGACATGCCTCGAAAGGTCGTGGCCAGGTCCTGCAGCACGTCCAGGGCGTTGGAGCGGGTCTGCAAGAACAGGTTGCAGGTGAACCGCGGCTCCAGCCCGCCCTTCCCGTCCGGCACCGGCTGGTCGCAATACTGACCAATGCGGTACAGCTCCCAGCGGTCGACCTGCCCCTCGTTCAACAGATGGCCCAGGCCATACCGGAAGTGCAGCAGCAGGTCGTAGAAGATCCAGGCCGGGTTATCAGTCCAGGCTAACTTGAACGAACCATCCCAGATGCCGGAGTACAACCGACTTTCTGGGTCGTAGTTGCTCGGCACGCGAATGATTCGGCCACGCAGGTCGAAGGACCGGGTGGGGATCGCCTGGAACTGCGAGGCGTCGAACTGCAGTCCGACGACAGCGGAACCCGGATAACGCAGCTTCGCGTCGATGACCTCGGTGATGGCATCGATGTTTGTGGTGTCGGCGATCACGCTGCTGGTGCTGTTCGGCGTCAGGCGAGTGACGCGAATCTGCCAGTTGCTGCTCGCCGGAGGCAGGTCGACACGGTGCGAGCGCTCGTACTTCGTCGAGGTCTTGCCGCTGAACGCCGAGGCCAGCACCTGCACATAGGGCCCGCCGTCGGTGGAAACCTCGATCTTGTACTGCACGGTGTAGCCATTAGTGTCGCCGTTGCTGGTGTTGGTCTGGGCCAGGCGCGGAGTGGACAAGCGCACGCGCACAGCCGACAGCTGCAGGTTCTGCACAGCGCGAACCCAGGGCTGGCCATGCTTCAGCTCAACACCCACCGCGATCTCGCTCTCGACCGCCGGAAAGCCCGGGATATGCAACTGATCATGGCTGCCGGTGCGGGCGTCCAAGGTGACGCCGCTGAAGTTTCGGGTGCCGTCGGCATTGGCCAGCGGGGTTTCGTCCAGGTAGACCGAGCGCTCACCCGCGACCAGACCCTGGATCTCGCCTTCGCTCACCAGGTCTAGGATCCGCGCATAGGCGGTACTCTGCAGACTGTCGGGGGCCTCAACGGACGGCCGCGGCTTCGACTCGCCACCCTTGCTGCCGGTAATTTGCTGGTTCATGGCTTTCCTTCAGGCAAAAAAATACCCGCGCTTGGCGGGCCTGGTGGCGGATTCGCTTTACATCTGGTCTTCGGAGTAGATCCCGGCGCTGATCACCGCGCTCCCAACGATCATCCGACCGTAGAGCAACGGGACAGGGTTGCCCTGGACGCTGGTGTTCACGGCACCGTTGAAGCTGTAGCTGGGTCGGTTGTTGGGGCTGTCCTGGGTGCCCAAGCCCTTGGCTTGCGGGCTGAGCATCTGGATCACGCCGCCGGCGACCAAGGCGAGACCAGGGGCCAATGTTGCACCGCCAGTGATGTATGAAGCAGCGATCAGCACAACCCCCACAATTGTCTGCAATAGGCCCGCCCGTTTTGACCCAACGATCACAGGGACGACTCGGATTACATCACGTCCAGTAGGTTTTTCGAGATCACTCTCTGAGAGATTCTCCTTGCCGTTGAAGATCGCATAACGCAGCCCCTTGCTGGAGCTTTCCGTCATGTGTTTCTCGAATCCTGGGAACTGCTTGAAATACCCTATGATGTCCCGCAAGCCTCCTCGGGTAATCATTCTGTGCCGGCGGCCAAACAGCTTGGCCAGGGAACCAGACAGCAGGACGGTTTGCATCTTTTCAGCAGGCATATTTTCTCCAGACAATAAAAAACCGCCCGTAGGCGGCTTGAGTATTCGGCATTCACAAACACCTGTTCAGCGAGGTGATAGGACCGCCTCGACCAATCTGTGACCAGGAAGCTCTCTGATAGAGCTTGACGATGCTCCCCTCTCCCTGCTGAGCAAGCTCAATATTCAAAACATCATCGGTTTGACCAGAATCAGTTCCAGCAACAATCCGATACCCATTTTGGGTCTCGCTCATCACAGATGTGGACCTGTAGTCCTGCCATGCCGGATACACACAGAGCGCGATATCCTTGGGGCTTTTCGTAGAAATGTGGGTGCTGACTGGATTTCCTAACATAAAGTCAGATGGTGTCGAGCACCCTGCCAACAGCGCCAACGCCCCCCCCAATCAGTATCCGCATGATTACCTCTCGAAAAATGATACAAAGACAAAATTGGCTTACCGGATTCTGATTGGTATACCGCTTGAGCCGATCTCCCACCCGCCGACTAGCTTGTCATTCCGGATGAGAAACTTATAAGGCTTGGCGCCAACGTATCCACCGTAACTATTTTTTGCATTGACCGTCACATCCAAGAGAAATCCTGCCTCAATTTTCCTGCCTTCAAAAACGCTGCCTACCATGTACCCCCTGTATACCGTGCCAAAGCTGTATCGAGCTGAGTCGGGGTCTTTCAGATAAATGCCAAAGAAATTTTTCACTGCTTTCTCGGCGTCCTCCTGATACACAGAGGCTCCATAATCAGCCGCCTGTATTTGCTCAGGGGTCGGTTTTGAGGCGCAGCCAGTAACTAAAAATAACGACAGAAGCAGAAGTGAAATCAAGCGCATAACAACTCTCCATGTTTTCTTGGAGAATACCATTTATGCTCAAGCACGAAAGCCCCGCATGGGCGGGGTTCGTGAGAGTGGGAGGGTTAGATGTCCTGCAAGATCTCTCGGAAGCGCTCTGTAGCCTTTATGAATTTTGTCAAAGCTGCATGGAGCAACCGGAAGAAAAAGAAGACCTGGGCAGAGCTCAACGACTGGGCGCTTGCCTTCATAGGCGCCCCGAGCTTTCTGGTTGGTAGCTTTTACTTATGGGTTGTCAGTACAACAACACCTGATCTGCTAGCTCTGACTCGCGACCACGGCCTACCGCTGAAAGCCATTTTGGCTTTCGTCTTCTTGGGCGGCCTCGCAGTGAGCGCCTGGTTCTTTCTAAGCGTCGCACGTCGGTGCAGTGAACTGCTTTACGAGCGTAACTTCAAATAAACAAAGACTAGGTCTACCCCGCCGGGCTTTTTCAAACCAGCGTCAGCAACCAGGTCGGGCCTCATCAAGGAAGAAAATATGTACAAGATCCTGTTAGCAGTTCGTGTTGTTCGCCATGGAGTAACCGAAGGCGGATACAGTCGCGAGCTAGAGCTTCCATTCATACCTACAGTTGGTATGCGTTTCGAGCAAGGCATCAGTACCACCCTCTGGGAAACTACTACCGGGGAAGAGCTAGACCCTGCTGTTGAGCAAGTAATTTATGATCTCGACGAAAATATATTCGTATGTCTTTTCACCGTTCCTTTGTCGCTAGCCGCATCGTTTTGGCAGAGCCTTCCTGGAAGGACCGATGGTATCGTCTGCGGTGTAATGCAGTACTTCCGACATGTGCCCCTCGCGGGATAAGCACAAGCACGCGTAGCGACGA
This genomic stretch from Pseudomonas sp. Os17 harbors:
- a CDS encoding host specificity protein J produces the protein MNQQITGSKGGESKPRPSVEAPDSLQSTAYARILDLVSEGEIQGLVAGERSVYLDETPLANADGTRNFSGVTLDARTGSHDQLHIPGFPAVESEIAVGVELKHGQPWVRAVQNLQLSAVRVRLSTPRLAQTNTSNGDTNGYTVQYKIEVSTDGGPYVQVLASAFSGKTSTKYERSHRVDLPPASSNWQIRVTRLTPNSTSSVIADTTNIDAITEVIDAKLRYPGSAVVGLQFDASQFQAIPTRSFDLRGRIIRVPSNYDPESRLYSGIWDGSFKLAWTDNPAWIFYDLLLHFRYGLGHLLNEGQVDRWELYRIGQYCDQPVPDGKGGLEPRFTCNLFLQTRSNALDVLQDLATTFRGMSYWAAGSVMAIADIPEDPVYTYSNANVIDGKFGYFGSAKKTRYTVALVSWNDPADFYRQKVEYVDDQAGITRYGIQQTEITATGCTSQAQAQRIGKWALLTNRLETESVGFSVGLDGTLARPGQIIRIADNDRAGRRIGGRLRSSTLDTLILDADVKAYPGDTITVIMPTGTAVSRKIKSVGYPLTWDQNGITWDNGRVTFDTTGFPSDVQQVVLAQNLDDLPPQHSMWAIDSTTLATQLFRVMSVAEDFSDSEIKFTISAVRHNASKYGAIDNGTRIERPPVTVIPPSVQRPPSNVTVSNDHFVDQGSAVSVMTIEWEKPEAAIAYEVYWRKNDGDWIFAGRTGTTSIDVSGIYAGRYVAKVRAINSLDIGSVFATSVETVLNGKTTPPPVPSSFTAESIVFGIKLAWGIPAGVTTADLQRTEIWYSETSQVATATKFGDYAYPQTDLTIMGLAAGVRFFFWARLVDRIGNVGAFYGPVMGQSSADAGVILEYLNDQITETQLSQHLLEKIDSGGGAQVEIETLKSELAAMYSIKTQLTVDNKPYLAGIGVGVENNEGIITSQVLIAASRFAIVDPNAAEIYYPFVVQNNAAYIDTAFIKNGSIDMLKIGSNLQSNNYVPDVSGWAFRPDGTFQMMGNTPGGARLMINNKGLYVFHPNGVKAIDLSVDAT
- a CDS encoding tail assembly protein, with translation MPAEKMQTVLLSGSLAKLFGRRHRMITRGGLRDIIGYFKQFPGFEKHMTESSSKGLRYAIFNGKENLSESDLEKPTGRDVIRVVPVIVGSKRAGLLQTIVGVVLIAASYITGGATLAPGLALVAGGVIQMLSPQAKGLGTQDSPNNRPSYSFNGAVNTSVQGNPVPLLYGRMIVGSAVISAGIYSEDQM
- a CDS encoding SOS response-associated peptidase family protein, giving the protein MCGRLAQYHGIHDFVAALSMSGALINNVGDQPLGRYNAAPTMQLALLHVADDKLHADAVRWGWRPHWATDRAAPVNARVEKVAHGPFFRQIWPHRAICPIDNWFEWVDEGGPKKQPYLIRHRDGSPILCASIGQLPDPDEGQGEHDGFVIITADAQGGMVDIHDRRPVVLAPELAREWLDPATAKERAEQMVLHQGESAEAFEWCRVRASVGNVRNQGPELIDPVG
- a CDS encoding structural protein P5 — encoded protein: MNIQNARGVRNRNPGNIDYNPRNQWEGQLGKEPNGRFAVFDTAENGIRALGKLLLNYRGKDGMPGVGGPGIDTPREFITRWAPGNENDTEAYIAAIAKRLGVKANDAIDIKNPATLRAVMLGIIVHENGGNPYSSEVFEEGLRRALK